Proteins encoded in a region of the Magallana gigas chromosome 8, xbMagGiga1.1, whole genome shotgun sequence genome:
- the LOC105333794 gene encoding kidney mitochondrial carrier protein 1 isoform X1, translated as MNDWRPFIYGGIASVAAESGTFPIDTTKTRLQVQGQTIDARLKEIKYRGMIHALKRIYAEEGIRALYSGLVPALLRQSAYGTIKIGVYYSLKGIIVPNPDDETLPINVFCGVVAGVVGSVISNPTDVLKVRMQAQKENGGRETFTQAFVKIYKQEGVPGLWRGVSPTAQRAATVAGVILPAYDICKFQLRHNLHLEDSMSTHFMASFAAGLVGAVFSTPIDVVKTRMMNQKKYKPSLLKSGGVEAAPIYKSSVDCLIQTVKSEGPRALYKGFCPTWVRLGPWNIIFFMMYEQLKKVY; from the exons ATGAACGATTGGCGTCCCTTTATTTATGGAGGAATTGCATCTGTTGCTGCTGAAAGTG GAACATTTCCCATTGATACAACAAAAACTCGTCTCCAAGTGCAAGGACAAACCATCGATGCCCGTCTTAAGGAGATTAAGTATCGGGGCATGATCCATGCTCTGAAACGAATATATGCAGAGGAAGGAATTCGGGCATTATATTCAGG CTTAGTACCTGCTCTCCTTAGACAGTCAGCTTATGGAACTATAAAGATTGGTGTTTACTATTCATTGAAAGGCATTATCGTTCCAAATCCAGATG ATGAGACTTTACCAATCAATGTGTTTTGCGGGGTGGTTGCCGGAGTCGTGGGAAGTGTTATATCCAACCCAACAGATGTGCTCAAG GTGCGCATGCAGGCTCAGAAAGAGAATGGAGGAAGAGAAACCTTCACTCAGGCTTTTGTTAAGATTTACAAACAGGAAGGAGTGCCAGGCCTGTGGAGG GGTGTCAGTCCCACTGCACAGAGGGCGGCCACCGTAGCAGGGGTGATCCTGCCAGCCTACGACATCTGCAAGTTCCAGCTCCGACATAACCTGCATCTCGAGGACAGCATGTCCACTCATTTCAT gGCAAGTTTCGCTGCAGGTCTTGTAGGAGCTGTGTTTTCCACACCCATCGACGTTGTTAAG ACAAGAATGATGAAccagaaaaaatacaagccaTCTCTTCTGAAATCCGGTGGTGTGGAGGCTGCACCCATCTACAAATCTTCCGTAGACTGTCTAATCCAG ACTGTTAAATCAGAGGGACCACGTGCATTATACAAAGGGTTTTGCCCAACCTGGGTTCGACTGGGCCCATGGAATATCATT TTTTTCATGATGTATGAGCAGCTCAAGAAGGTGTACTGA
- the LOC105333794 gene encoding kidney mitochondrial carrier protein 1 isoform X2 yields MNDWRPFIYGGIASVAAESGTFPIDTTKTRLQVQGQTIDARLKEIKYRGMIHALKRIYAEEGIRALYSGLVPALLRQSAYGTIKIGVYYSLKGIIVPNPDDETLPINVFCGVVAGVVGSVISNPTDVLKVRMQAQKENGGRETFTQAFVKIYKQEGVPGLWRGVSPTAQRAATVAGVILPAYDICKFQLRHNLHLEDSMSTHFMASFAAGLVGAVFSTPIDVVKVL; encoded by the exons ATGAACGATTGGCGTCCCTTTATTTATGGAGGAATTGCATCTGTTGCTGCTGAAAGTG GAACATTTCCCATTGATACAACAAAAACTCGTCTCCAAGTGCAAGGACAAACCATCGATGCCCGTCTTAAGGAGATTAAGTATCGGGGCATGATCCATGCTCTGAAACGAATATATGCAGAGGAAGGAATTCGGGCATTATATTCAGG CTTAGTACCTGCTCTCCTTAGACAGTCAGCTTATGGAACTATAAAGATTGGTGTTTACTATTCATTGAAAGGCATTATCGTTCCAAATCCAGATG ATGAGACTTTACCAATCAATGTGTTTTGCGGGGTGGTTGCCGGAGTCGTGGGAAGTGTTATATCCAACCCAACAGATGTGCTCAAG GTGCGCATGCAGGCTCAGAAAGAGAATGGAGGAAGAGAAACCTTCACTCAGGCTTTTGTTAAGATTTACAAACAGGAAGGAGTGCCAGGCCTGTGGAGG GGTGTCAGTCCCACTGCACAGAGGGCGGCCACCGTAGCAGGGGTGATCCTGCCAGCCTACGACATCTGCAAGTTCCAGCTCCGACATAACCTGCATCTCGAGGACAGCATGTCCACTCATTTCAT gGCAAGTTTCGCTGCAGGTCTTGTAGGAGCTGTGTTTTCCACACCCATCGACGTTGTTAAG GTGCTCTAA